A region from the Triticum urartu cultivar G1812 chromosome 1, Tu2.1, whole genome shotgun sequence genome encodes:
- the LOC125540516 gene encoding uncharacterized protein LOC125540516 isoform X1 — protein sequence MAANWERLPDDRAWVEVEYINSYAVFMGYLSMAIKGLGFLVLTWATVVLLGGFVSMLHKKDFWCLTFITLVQTAGIFDVSLNEKLGYMGDAFGGLMMAIFSGVAGELTSCDWGPVLSYVCLIFVAFLLLLVQLVVLAIILSPLAIIYVLGIFMSGVVSLWRLIEHDYGGNSDGEASNLAPAMETLYYLALLQGVIFCYRFVLGRMGKRLPKAMGTKDSEVQVVLHNYLCETRRGCEKDLTFAEGRNLITYAVDKIGSNSPVDCISGVKILYAAICMVESQYSPHDVTGQRLLMKHLVLYASSSRHVLPILLETLDSRGMHNKERRNQAAKIVERLAFCINLEQFPRGIQHISSLIGTFEQYSIAEPYPRSKDGYEQHLKLQVTRGRPSPAGELGKAYKELLLQGLSILRNLAADETNCRIMSETRDLVSKIMAPITSDLLDHTTKDHGTWFEVVDRSMEVMSQLTDAQGETGAKLCREISSCTKAIDTLWRILSCKKCKEVLRQRAIWILTRLYRDTDGINRSAGFDLLKKENSYSKEDFVRMLVNIFTHSNEYTNSIRGCAGEALSEICFRGGISDATVVIQTSGDVVDILTQVLLNTKKDETCKQAAAEILEHLCTHYTKDDEYLCKLKKAVLEVIGKMFCCGDKTHNGKDIESQCDGTQENNEQDKKDEGFQVDALSNMSMNLLSSLLSLCGTVYDTKLITDLAPWLDTSSFLNKLKDIVLEKSEPVIENLSLCKAMTKMVILMLEYYNGRFFRQEDFRSLIETLSSASENMLNLDYYTICSSASSSKTILKLDTRTLASLVREVKELHAMVPSTSFSG from the exons ATGGCGGCTAACTGGGAACGACTTCCTGATGACAGAGCTTGGGTTGAGGTAGAGTATATCAACAGCTACGCTGTGTTCATGGGTTATCTGTCCATGGCCATCAAGGGCCTGGGTTTCTTGGTGCTTACTTGGGCTACCGTTGTACTTCTTGGTGGCTTTGTCTCGATGCTGCACAAGAAAGACTTTTGGTGTTTAACGTTCATCACTCTTGTACAGACAGCTGG GATATTCGATGTTAGTCTAAATGAAAAACTAGGCTATATGGGTGATGCATTTGGCGGGTTAATGATGGCCATTTTTTCAGGCGTGGCAGGCGAACTGACAAGCTGCGACTGGGGCCCTGTATTGTCTTATGTTTGTCTCATTTTCGTGGCATTTCTTTTACTGTTGGTTCAACTAGTGGTGTTGGCCATAATATTGAGCCCTCTGGCAATTATTTATGTGCTTGGGATATTCATGTCCGGAGTGGTTTCATTGTGGCGTCTGATAGAGCACGATTACGGGGGCAACTCAGATGGAGAAGCATCAAACCTGGCGCCGGCAATGGAAACCTTGTACTACCTTGCTCTGCTCCAGGGTGTCATCTTCTGCTATAGGTTCGTATTGGGTCGCATGGGGAAGAGGTTGCCTAAGGCTATGGGAACTAAAGACTCGGAAGTTCAAGTTGTCCTTCACAACTACTTGTGCGAAACAAGGAGAGGGTGTGAGAAGGACCTGACCTTTGCTGAAGGAAGGAACCTCATCACATATGCTGTAGACAAGATTGGATCCAATTCACCTGTTGATTGCATTTCCGGGGTAAAGATCTTATATGCAGCCATATGCATGGTGGAGAGCCAATATAGTCCGCATGATGTCACTGGGCAGCGCTTATTAATGAAACATTTGGTCTTGTATGCATCATCCTCTCGACATGTACTACCGATACTGCTAGAGACGTTGGATTCAAGAGGCATGCATAATAAAGAGAGGAGAAACCAGGCCGCGAAGATAGTGGAGCGACTTGCATTCTGCATTAATTTGGAGCAGTTTCCTCGGGGTATTCAACACATATCTTCCTTGATCGGGACGTTTGAACAATATAGTATAGCCGAGCCATATCCCAGATCCAAGGATGGATACGAGCAGCATCTGAAACTGCAGGTTACTCGTGGGCGTCCCTCACCAGCCGGCGAACTTGGGAAGGCCTACAAGGAGTTGTTGCTACAAGGCCTATCTATCCTCCGGAATCTTGCCGCCGACGAAACCAACTGCAGAATCATGAGCGAAACTCGAGATCTGGTCTCTAAGATCATGGCGCCTATCACTTCTGACCTACTCGACCACACCACCAAAGATCATGGTACATGGTTCGAAGTAGTAGATCGATCAATGGAAGTGATGAGCCAATTAACCGATGCTCAAGGAGAAACTGGGGCCAAGCTATGTCGTGAAATATCAAGCTGCACAAAAGCAATCGACACTCTCTGGAGGATTCTTAGTTGTAAAAAGTGTAAAGAAGTGTTGCGGCAAAGAGCCATTTGGATTCTCACACGATTATACAGGGATACCGACGGAATCAACAGATCAGCTGGTTTTGATCTTCTCAAAAAAGAAAATAGTTACTCCAAAGAAGATTTTGTTAGGATGCTAGTGAACATCTTCACTCACAGTAACGAGTATACCAACTCCATCAGAGGATGTGCAGGAGAAGCATTGTCGGAGATATGTTTCCGTGGTGGAATTAGTGATGCCACAGTTGTGATACAAACAAGTGGCGATGTTGTTGATATTCTCACTCAAGTACTTCTAAATACTAAAAAGGATGAGACATGCAAACAAGCAGCAGCTGAGATCCTTGAGCATCTATGTACTCATTACACCAAGGATGATGAATACCTTTGCAAACTCAAGAAAGCAGTCCTCGAG GTGATTGGAAAAATGTTTTGTTGCGGGGACAAAACACATAATGGAAAAGATATAGAAAGCCAATGTGATGGCACACAAGAAAACAATGAGCAGGACAAAAAGGACGAAGGATTCCAGGTGGATGCACTCTCAAATATGTCAATGAACTTGCTATCGTCATTGTTATCCCTTTGTGGGACTGTCTACGACACGAAGTTGATCACTGATTTGGCTCCTTGGTTGGACACATCTAGCTTTCTAAACAAGCTCAAGGACATAGTACTGGAGAAAAGCGAGCCCGTCATTGAAAACCTGTCGTTGTGCAAGGCTATGACTAAGATGGTTATATTAATGTTGGAATACTACAACGGTAGGTTCTTCAGACAAGAGGACTTCAGGAGCTTGATAGAGACGCTCTCTAGTGCTTCTGAGAACATGCTAAATCTTGACTACTACACGATTTGTTCTTCCGCAAGCAGCTCCAAAACCATATTGAAGCTTGACACGCGCACTCTCGCGTCACTCGTGAGAGAAGTTAAAGAACTGCATGCCATGGTACCATCTACCTCTTTCAGTGGCTGA
- the LOC125540516 gene encoding uncharacterized protein LOC125540516 isoform X2 yields MGYLSMAIKGLGFLVLTWATVVLLGGFVSMLHKKDFWCLTFITLVQTAGIFDVSLNEKLGYMGDAFGGLMMAIFSGVAGELTSCDWGPVLSYVCLIFVAFLLLLVQLVVLAIILSPLAIIYVLGIFMSGVVSLWRLIEHDYGGNSDGEASNLAPAMETLYYLALLQGVIFCYRFVLGRMGKRLPKAMGTKDSEVQVVLHNYLCETRRGCEKDLTFAEGRNLITYAVDKIGSNSPVDCISGVKILYAAICMVESQYSPHDVTGQRLLMKHLVLYASSSRHVLPILLETLDSRGMHNKERRNQAAKIVERLAFCINLEQFPRGIQHISSLIGTFEQYSIAEPYPRSKDGYEQHLKLQVTRGRPSPAGELGKAYKELLLQGLSILRNLAADETNCRIMSETRDLVSKIMAPITSDLLDHTTKDHGTWFEVVDRSMEVMSQLTDAQGETGAKLCREISSCTKAIDTLWRILSCKKCKEVLRQRAIWILTRLYRDTDGINRSAGFDLLKKENSYSKEDFVRMLVNIFTHSNEYTNSIRGCAGEALSEICFRGGISDATVVIQTSGDVVDILTQVLLNTKKDETCKQAAAEILEHLCTHYTKDDEYLCKLKKAVLEVIGKMFCCGDKTHNGKDIESQCDGTQENNEQDKKDEGFQVDALSNMSMNLLSSLLSLCGTVYDTKLITDLAPWLDTSSFLNKLKDIVLEKSEPVIENLSLCKAMTKMVILMLEYYNGRFFRQEDFRSLIETLSSASENMLNLDYYTICSSASSSKTILKLDTRTLASLVREVKELHAMVPSTSFSG; encoded by the exons ATGGGTTATCTGTCCATGGCCATCAAGGGCCTGGGTTTCTTGGTGCTTACTTGGGCTACCGTTGTACTTCTTGGTGGCTTTGTCTCGATGCTGCACAAGAAAGACTTTTGGTGTTTAACGTTCATCACTCTTGTACAGACAGCTGG GATATTCGATGTTAGTCTAAATGAAAAACTAGGCTATATGGGTGATGCATTTGGCGGGTTAATGATGGCCATTTTTTCAGGCGTGGCAGGCGAACTGACAAGCTGCGACTGGGGCCCTGTATTGTCTTATGTTTGTCTCATTTTCGTGGCATTTCTTTTACTGTTGGTTCAACTAGTGGTGTTGGCCATAATATTGAGCCCTCTGGCAATTATTTATGTGCTTGGGATATTCATGTCCGGAGTGGTTTCATTGTGGCGTCTGATAGAGCACGATTACGGGGGCAACTCAGATGGAGAAGCATCAAACCTGGCGCCGGCAATGGAAACCTTGTACTACCTTGCTCTGCTCCAGGGTGTCATCTTCTGCTATAGGTTCGTATTGGGTCGCATGGGGAAGAGGTTGCCTAAGGCTATGGGAACTAAAGACTCGGAAGTTCAAGTTGTCCTTCACAACTACTTGTGCGAAACAAGGAGAGGGTGTGAGAAGGACCTGACCTTTGCTGAAGGAAGGAACCTCATCACATATGCTGTAGACAAGATTGGATCCAATTCACCTGTTGATTGCATTTCCGGGGTAAAGATCTTATATGCAGCCATATGCATGGTGGAGAGCCAATATAGTCCGCATGATGTCACTGGGCAGCGCTTATTAATGAAACATTTGGTCTTGTATGCATCATCCTCTCGACATGTACTACCGATACTGCTAGAGACGTTGGATTCAAGAGGCATGCATAATAAAGAGAGGAGAAACCAGGCCGCGAAGATAGTGGAGCGACTTGCATTCTGCATTAATTTGGAGCAGTTTCCTCGGGGTATTCAACACATATCTTCCTTGATCGGGACGTTTGAACAATATAGTATAGCCGAGCCATATCCCAGATCCAAGGATGGATACGAGCAGCATCTGAAACTGCAGGTTACTCGTGGGCGTCCCTCACCAGCCGGCGAACTTGGGAAGGCCTACAAGGAGTTGTTGCTACAAGGCCTATCTATCCTCCGGAATCTTGCCGCCGACGAAACCAACTGCAGAATCATGAGCGAAACTCGAGATCTGGTCTCTAAGATCATGGCGCCTATCACTTCTGACCTACTCGACCACACCACCAAAGATCATGGTACATGGTTCGAAGTAGTAGATCGATCAATGGAAGTGATGAGCCAATTAACCGATGCTCAAGGAGAAACTGGGGCCAAGCTATGTCGTGAAATATCAAGCTGCACAAAAGCAATCGACACTCTCTGGAGGATTCTTAGTTGTAAAAAGTGTAAAGAAGTGTTGCGGCAAAGAGCCATTTGGATTCTCACACGATTATACAGGGATACCGACGGAATCAACAGATCAGCTGGTTTTGATCTTCTCAAAAAAGAAAATAGTTACTCCAAAGAAGATTTTGTTAGGATGCTAGTGAACATCTTCACTCACAGTAACGAGTATACCAACTCCATCAGAGGATGTGCAGGAGAAGCATTGTCGGAGATATGTTTCCGTGGTGGAATTAGTGATGCCACAGTTGTGATACAAACAAGTGGCGATGTTGTTGATATTCTCACTCAAGTACTTCTAAATACTAAAAAGGATGAGACATGCAAACAAGCAGCAGCTGAGATCCTTGAGCATCTATGTACTCATTACACCAAGGATGATGAATACCTTTGCAAACTCAAGAAAGCAGTCCTCGAG GTGATTGGAAAAATGTTTTGTTGCGGGGACAAAACACATAATGGAAAAGATATAGAAAGCCAATGTGATGGCACACAAGAAAACAATGAGCAGGACAAAAAGGACGAAGGATTCCAGGTGGATGCACTCTCAAATATGTCAATGAACTTGCTATCGTCATTGTTATCCCTTTGTGGGACTGTCTACGACACGAAGTTGATCACTGATTTGGCTCCTTGGTTGGACACATCTAGCTTTCTAAACAAGCTCAAGGACATAGTACTGGAGAAAAGCGAGCCCGTCATTGAAAACCTGTCGTTGTGCAAGGCTATGACTAAGATGGTTATATTAATGTTGGAATACTACAACGGTAGGTTCTTCAGACAAGAGGACTTCAGGAGCTTGATAGAGACGCTCTCTAGTGCTTCTGAGAACATGCTAAATCTTGACTACTACACGATTTGTTCTTCCGCAAGCAGCTCCAAAACCATATTGAAGCTTGACACGCGCACTCTCGCGTCACTCGTGAGAGAAGTTAAAGAACTGCATGCCATGGTACCATCTACCTCTTTCAGTGGCTGA
- the LOC125532193 gene encoding DNA damage-binding protein 1 produces MSTWNYVVTAHKPTSVSHSCVGNFTGPHQLNLIVAKCTRIEIHLLTPQGLQPMLDVPIYGRIATIELFRPHNEAQDFLFIATERYKFCVLQWDAEKSELLTRSMGDVSDRIGRPTDNGQIGIIDPDCRLIGLHLYDGLFKVIPFDNKGQLKEAFNIRLEELQVLDIKFLYGCLRPTIVVLYQDNKDARHVKTYEVALKEKDFVEGPWSQNNLDNGAGLLIPVPAPLGGVIIIGEETIVYCNANSTFKAIPIKQSITRAYGRVDPDGSRYLLGDNSGILHLLVLTQERERVTGLKIEHLGETSVASSISYLDNGVVYVGSRFGDSQLVKLNLQPDATGSFVEILERYVNLGPIVDFCVVDLDRQGQGQVVTCSGAFKDGSIRVVRNGIGINEQASVELQGIKGLWSLKSSFSDLYDMYLVVSFISETRFLAMNMEDELEEIEIEGFDAQIQTLFCQNAINDMLIQVTANSVRLVSCTSRELVDQWNAPEGFSVNVASANASQVLLATGGGHLVYLEIRDAKLVEVKHAQLEHEISCVDLNPVGENPQYSSLAAIGMWTDISVSIFSLPDLELIRKENLGGEIVPRSVLMCTLEGISYLLCALGDGHLFSFLLNASTGELTDRKKVSLGTQPISLRTFSSKGTTHVFASSDRPTVIYSSNKKLLYSNVNLKEVNHMCPFNTAAFPDSLAIAKEGELSIGTIDDIQKLHIRTIPLNEQARRICHQEQSRTLAFCSFKYTQNSMEESEAHFIRLMDHQTFEFLSTHPLDQYECGCSMISCSFSDDNNFYYCVGTAYVLPEENEPTKGRILVFAVEDGRLQLIVEKETKGAVYSLNAFNGKLLAAINQKIQLYKWMTREDGSHELQSECGHHGHILALYTQTRGDFIVVGDLMKSISLLVYKHEESAIEELARDYNANWMTAVEMIDDDIYVGAENSYNLFTVRKNSDAATDEERGRLEVVGEYHLGEFVNRFRHGSLVMRLPDSEMGQIPTVIFGTINGVIGIIASLPHDHYVFLEKLQTTLVKFIKGVGSLSHEQWRSFHNDKKTSEARNFLDGDLIESFLDLNRSKMEEVAKAMAVPVEELSKRVEELMRLH; encoded by the exons ATGAGCACGTGGAACTACGTCGTCACGGCGCACAAGCCCACCAGCGTCAGCCACTCCTGCGTCGGCAACTTCACCGGCCCCCACCAGCTCAACCTCATCGTCGC GAAATGCACCCGCATCGAGATCCACCTGCTCACGCCGCAGGGCCTTCAG CCTATGCTTGACGTGCCCATATATGGGAGGATCGCGACGATCGAGCTCTTCCGGCCTCAT AATGAGGCCCAGGACTTCCTCTTCATCGCCACGGAGAGGTACAAGTTCTGCGTCCTGCAGTGGGACGCAGAAAAATCAGAGCTTCTCACCAG ATCCATGGGAGATGTTTCTGATCGCATTGGCCGCCCTACGGACAATGGACAG ATTGGGATCATCGACCCTGACTGTAGACTTATTGGCCTTCATCTCTATGATGGATTGTTTAAG GTTATACCATTCGACAACAAAGGACAGCTGAAGGAAGCTTTCAATATCAG ACTAGAAGAACTTCAAGTATTGGACATCAAGTTCCTGTATGGCTGTCTCAGACCTACGATAGTTGTGCTCTACCAG GATAACAAAGATGCCAGGCATGTTAAGACATATGAAGTTGCACTGAAGGAGAAAGACTTTGTTGAGGGTCCTTGGTCACAGAACAATTTAGACAACGGAGCTGGTCTTTTAATACCTGTACCAGCTCCACTCGGCGGTGTCATAATTATTGGCGAGGAGACGATAGTTTACTGCAATGCTAATTCTACATTTAAAGCTATACCAATCAAACAG TCCATCACAAGAGCTTATGGAAGGGTTGACCCAGATGGCTCTCGCTATTTACTTGGTGATAATTCAGGCATTTTGCATTTACTTGTCCTTACCCAGGAACGAGAAAG GGTAACTGGTTTGAAAATTGAGCATTTGGGAGAGACTTCAGTTGCATCGTCAATATCGTATCTTGATAATGGTGTTGTCTATGTTGGTTCTCGATTTGGTGATTCACAG CTGGTAAAGCTGAATCTCCAACCTGATGCAACTGGTTCATTCGTCGAAATCCTTGAACGGTATGTGAATCTTGGACCCATTGTGGACTTCTGCGTGGTTGACCTTGATAGGCAAGGGCAAGGTCAGGTGGTCACTTGTTCAGGAGCATTCAAAGATGGTTCCATTCGAGTGGTTCGTAATGGTATAGGGATTAATGAGCAG GCTTCAGTAGAGCTGCAAGGCATCAAGGGATTATGGTCACTGAAGTCTTCCTTCAGTGATCTGTATGACATGTATCTGGTGGTGAGCTTTATAAGTGAGACTCGGTTCTTGGCTATGAACATGGAAGATGAATTAGAAGAAATTGAGATAGAAGGGTTTGATGCACAAATCCAGACTTTGTTCTGCCAAAATGCCATCAATGATATGCTTATACAG GTTACTGCTAATTCTGTCCGGTTAGTCAGTTGCACTTCTCGGGAGCTAGTGGATCAATGGAATGCACCAGAAGGATTTTCAGTCAATGTTGCATCAGCTAATGCCAGTCAG GTCCTGTTGGCGACCGGTGGTGGCCATCTTGTTTACCTAGAGATTAGGGATGCTAAGCTGGTTGAAGTGAAACATGCACAGCTAGAACATGAGATTTCTTGTGTTGATTTGAACCCAGTAGGGGAGAATCCACAGTATAGCTCTCTGGCTGCTATTGGGATGTGGACTGATATAAGTGTCAGCATATTTTCACTTCCTGACCTTGAATTAATCAGGAAGGAAAATTTAGGTGGAGAAATTGTTCCTCGGTCAGTTCTGATGTGTACCTTGGAAGGG ATTTCATATTTGCTTTGTGCTCTTGGAGATGGTCACCTTTTCAGTTTTCTACTGAATGCAAGCACAGGTGAACTAACCGATAGAAAGAAGGTTTCTCTTGGTACCCAGCCAATTAGCCTTCGTACATTCTCATCAAAGGGCACAACCCATGTGTTTGCTTCGTCTGATAGACCAACTGTTATCTACAGTAGCAATAAAAAGCTGCTGTACAGCAATGTCAATCTGAAAGAAGTTAATCATATGTGTCCTTTCAATACGGCTGCTTTTCCTGACAG CCTTGCAATTGCTAAAGAAGGTGAACTTTCAATTGGAACTATTGATGATATCCAGAAGCTTCATATCCGCACGATTCCGTTGAATGAACAAGCACGGCGCATTTGCCATCAGGAACAGTCCAGGACACTGGCGTTCTGCAGTTTTAAGTATACCCAGAATAGCATGGAGGAGAGCGAGGCGCATTTCATTCGTCTGATGGATCATCAAACATTTGAGTTTCTGTCCACACATCCTCTTGATCAATACGAATGTGGTTGCTCCATGATTAGCTGCTCATTCTCTGATGATAATAACTTCTATTACTGTGTGGGAACAGCATATGTTCTACCTGAGGAGAATGAACCGACAAAG GGCCGGATCCTTGTATTTGCAGTTGAAGATGGAAGGTTGCAATTAATTGTAGAGAAAGAAACAAAAGGAGCTGTCTATTCCCTAAATGCATTCAATGGGAAATTGTTGGCAGCTATCAACCAGAAGATTCAGTTATACAAGTGGATGACGCGGGAGGATGGTTCCCATGAGTTGCAGTCTGAATGTGGCCATCATGGGCACATTCTCGCCCTGTATACCCAAACCCGTGGTGATTTCATTGTAGTCGGAGACCTGATGAAATCGATATCCTTGCTTGTGTACAAG CATGAGGAGAGTGCGATTGAAGAGCTCGCTAGGGACTACAACGCGAACTGGATGACTGCAGTTGAGATGATTGACGATGACATCTATGTTGGTGCAGAGAACAGCTACAACCTTTTCACTGTGCGCAAGAACAGCGACGCGGCCACAGACGAGGAGAGGGGCAGGCTGGAGGTAGTCGGGGAGTACCACCTCGGAGAGTTTGTGAACAGGTTCCGGCATGGCTCACTGGTGATGCGCCTCCCCGACTCTGAGATGGGTCAGATCCCCACGGTCATCTTTGGCACCATCAACGGGGTCATTGGCATCATCGCCTCCCTGCCCCACGACCACTATGTGTTCCTGGAGAAGCTCCAGACAACCctggtcaagttcatcaagggtgTGGGCAGCCTGAGCCACGAGCAGTGGCGGTCGTTCCACAACGACAAGAAGACGTCGGAGGCTCGCAACTTCTTGGACGGCGACCTGATCGAGTCGTTCCTCGACCTCAACAGGTCCAAGATGGAGGAGGTGGCCAAGGCCATGGCAGTCCCTGTTGAAGAGCTGTCCAAGCGGGTAGAGGAGCTGATGAGACTGCACTAG